A DNA window from Alicyclobacillus vulcanalis contains the following coding sequences:
- a CDS encoding glycosyltransferase family 2 protein — MRIAVLIPCYNEELTIAKVVQDFKRELPDADIYVYDNNSRDNTAVVAKEAGAIVRRETRQGKGNVVRSMFRDIDADVYVMTDGDDTYPAEFVHELIRPILDGEADMCIGDRHSDGSYSKENKRPFHNFGNQLVRKLINTLFHADLRDIMTGYRAFSRRFAKTMPIQSEGFEIETEMTLHALDKRFRIIEIPIQYRDRPPGSHSKLNTLSDGLRVLKTVFWIFKDYKPLAFFTAVALILFLAGLVVGIPVLYEYFSFGRIAKIPSAILAVGFMVLATNSLTCGFILDTIVRHHRDYYELLQNEFKG, encoded by the coding sequence ATGCGAATCGCCGTTCTGATCCCGTGCTATAACGAAGAACTGACCATTGCCAAAGTGGTGCAGGACTTCAAGCGCGAACTGCCCGACGCGGACATCTACGTGTACGACAACAACTCCCGGGACAATACCGCGGTCGTGGCGAAAGAAGCGGGCGCCATCGTCCGCAGAGAGACGCGTCAAGGAAAGGGAAATGTCGTCCGATCCATGTTTCGCGACATCGACGCGGACGTCTACGTCATGACGGATGGAGACGACACCTACCCTGCCGAATTTGTCCACGAACTGATTCGCCCGATTTTGGACGGCGAAGCGGACATGTGTATCGGCGACCGCCATTCGGACGGATCGTACTCCAAGGAAAACAAGCGCCCTTTTCATAACTTTGGAAATCAATTGGTTCGAAAGCTGATCAATACGCTGTTTCACGCCGATCTCCGCGACATCATGACGGGCTATCGAGCGTTCAGCCGCCGGTTCGCCAAGACGATGCCCATTCAGAGCGAAGGCTTTGAAATCGAAACCGAGATGACGCTGCACGCGTTGGACAAGCGGTTTCGCATCATCGAAATTCCGATTCAGTACAGAGACCGGCCGCCAGGTAGTCACTCGAAGTTGAACACGTTGAGCGACGGACTCCGCGTACTGAAGACCGTCTTTTGGATTTTCAAGGACTACAAGCCGCTGGCGTTTTTCACGGCGGTCGCGCTGATCCTGTTTCTCGCCGGGCTCGTGGTCGGCATCCCGGTGCTGTACGAGTATTTCTCGTTCGGCCGAATCGCCAAGATTCCGTCGGCCATTCTCGCCGTGGGGTTCATGGTGCTGGCCACCAACAGTTTGACGTGCGGGTTCATCCTCGACACGATTGTCCGCCACCATCGGGACTACTACGAGTTGTTGCAAAACGAATTCAAGGGTTGA
- a CDS encoding DMT family transporter, which produces MRLGYAVLILLNVCLLVGGQTLWKYGLQHRDLNGLKSVIVAMFSPWVIAGIVLYVVATVIWIFLLNKLSLSLLYPLQSLAYVLAILVSIFVFHEHVPWIRWAGVLVILAGVALVAV; this is translated from the coding sequence ATGCGACTCGGCTATGCCGTCCTCATTTTGCTGAACGTGTGTCTGTTGGTGGGTGGACAGACGCTGTGGAAGTACGGGCTGCAACATCGCGATCTCAACGGCCTCAAGTCCGTCATCGTCGCGATGTTTTCGCCGTGGGTCATCGCGGGCATCGTCCTGTACGTGGTGGCGACGGTGATCTGGATTTTCCTGCTCAACAAACTGTCCCTCAGCCTGCTCTACCCGCTGCAGAGCTTGGCGTATGTGCTCGCCATCCTCGTCTCCATCTTCGTCTTTCACGAGCACGTGCCGTGGATCCGCTGGGCCGGCGTGCTCGTCATCTTGGCGGGCGTGGCCTTGGTCGCTGTCTAG